From a single Lolium rigidum isolate FL_2022 chromosome 7, APGP_CSIRO_Lrig_0.1, whole genome shotgun sequence genomic region:
- the LOC124676877 gene encoding hydroxyproline O-galactosyltransferase GALT5-like, whose product MPPAPRKRPGRAILVLAGAGYLAFLLLFELPSLPFSSPASSSSSLPTHRSRRRELEASASTSLFSPARPSNPAFPSAASPAPSPPPLPIFSSLLLLPRSNATATPFDGTAADAFSAAKPHLAHLRTAAAASAASPPPSSPTCPPSISLDADKLPAEGVRTVELPCGLAVGSHVTVVARPRAARPEFDPKIAERKDRKTPLMVSQFMVELVGTKVVDGEAPPRILHFNPRIRGDYSGRPVIEMNSCYRMQWGRSQRCEGFASRPAEETVDAQLKCEKWIRDDDNKSEESKMKWWVKRLIGRPKDVHISWPYPFAEGKLFVLTLTAGLEGYHVNVDGRHVTSFPYRTGYTLEDATGLSLNGDIDIESVFASSLPSSHPSFSPERYLEMSEQWRAPPLPTEPVELFIGILSAASHFAERMAVRKSWMMYTRKSSNIVARFFVALNGKKEINAELKKEAEFFRDIVIVPFMDSYDLVVLKTIAIAEYGVRVIPAKYVMKCDDDTFVRIDSVLEQVKKVRSDKSVYVGSMNYYHRPLRSGKWAVTYEEWPESVYPNYANGPGYVISADIARYIVSEFDNQTLRLFKMEDVSMGMWVEKFNVTRRPVEYRHDVRFYQAGCFDGYFTAHYQSPQHMICLWGKLQSGNTHCCNVR is encoded by the exons atgccgccggcgccgcgcAAGCGCCCGGGCCGTGCGATCCtcgtcctcgccggagcgggttacctcgccttcctcctcctcttcgagcTCCCTTCCCTGCCCTTCTCGTCCcccgcctcctcgtcgtcctcgctaCCTACccaccgctcgcgccgccgcgaGCTCGAGGCCTCGGCGTCCACCTCCCTCTTCTCACCTGCCCGTCCCTCCAACCCCGCCTTCCCCTCGGCCGCGTCTCCCGCGCCGTCGCCTCCGCCGCTCCCGAtcttctcctccctcctccttctccccagGTCCAACGCCACCGCGACCCCCTTCGACGGCACCGCCGCCGACGCCTTCTCCGCCGCCAAGCCCCATCTTGCTCACCtacgaaccgccgccgccgcatccgccGCGTCCCCGCCCCCGTCCTCCCCGACATGCCCTCCCTCCATTTCGCTGGACGCGGACAAGCTCCCCGCGGAAGGGGTCCGGACGGTGGAGCTGCCGTGCGGGCTCGCCGTGGGCTCCCACGTCACGGTGGTGGCACGCCCGAGGGCCGCGCGCCCGGAGTTCGACCCCAAGATCGCCGAGCGCAAGGACAGGAAGACGCCTCTCATGGTGTCGCAGTTCATGGTCGAGCTGGTGGGCACCAAGGTCGTAGACGGCGAGGCGCCGCCCAGGATACTGCACTTCAACCCCAGGATCCGCGGGGACTACAGCGGCAGGCCGGTGATTGAGATGAATAGCTGCTACAGGATGCAGTGGGGCCGCTCGCAGCGATGCGAGGGCTTCGCGTCCCGTCCCGCAGAAGAGACTG TTGATGCTCAGCTCAAATGTGAGAAATGGATTCGGGATGATGACAACAAGTCAGAGGAGTCAAAGATGAAATGGTGGGTGAAACGTTTAATTGGTAGGCCAAAGGATGTGCACATCAGTTGGCCATACCCATTCGCAGAAGGCAAGCTGTTTGTTTTGACTCTAACAGCTGGTTTGGAGGGTTACCATGTCAACGTTGATGGGAGGCATGTCACTTCATTTCCTTACCGCACT GGTTACACTCTTGAGGATGCAACAGGATTGTCTCTGAATGGAGACATCGATATTGAATCAGTTTTTGCTAGTTCTTTGCCCAGTTCACATCCTAGTTTCTCCCCAGAGAGATACCTCGAAATGTCTGAGCAGTGGAGGGCCCCACCACTACCAACTGAACCAGTCGAGCTATTTATTGGCATTCTGTCAGCAGCTAGCCATTTTGCCGAGCGTATGGCTGTGCGGAAGTCATGGATGATGTATACAAGAAAATCATCAAATATTGTAGCTCGGTTCTTTGTGGCTCTG AACGGGAAAAAGGAGATCAATGCAGAACTCAAAAAGGAGGCAGAGTTCTTCCGTGACATCGTTATCGTGCCTTTCATGGATAGCTATGACCTTGTTGTTCTGAAAACCATTGCCATTGCCGAGTATGGG GTTCGAGTCATCCCGGCAAAATATGTAATGAAATGTGATGATGATACATTTGTTAGAATTGATTCCGTACTAGAACAAGTGAAGAAAGTTCGAAGTGATAAGAGTGTATATGTGGGAAGCATGAACTACTACCATAGACCACTGAGATCCGGGAAGTGGGCTGTGACTTATGAG GAATGGCCAGAGTCTGTGTACCCAAATTATGCTAATGGGCCTGGGTATGTGATCTCAGCAGACATTGCACGCTACATTGTATCCGAATTTGACAATCAGACACTTCGG CTATTTAAGATGGAAGATGTCAGCATGGGTATGTGGGTCGAGAAATTCAATGTCACTCGTCGACCAGTGGAGTATCGGCACGATGTCAGGTTCTACCAGGCTGGTTGCTTCGATGGTTACTTCACCGCACACTATCAGTCCCCTCAGCACATGATCTGTCTGTGGGGAAAACTACAGTCTGGTAACACCCATTGCTGCAACGTGAGATGA